One Paenibacillus sp. FSL H7-0737 DNA segment encodes these proteins:
- a CDS encoding response regulator transcription factor, which produces MYKVMLIDDDVPMLKVLQQMIDWEAHSLQIVGSTYSSAKALLMFEEVQPDIVITDIGLPQKNGIELADYFTRMKPEVRIIFLTCHEDFHYAQQAVKLKVDDYLIKDQLTDEQLEKSLAKSVRLLKSKIGLIKHGETGYNSQLFRQNLLQRVIGGAPPETTLAYATQIGISWTYPWFMLGTVSIHFSSFEKRYKQSEYPLILYAIYNIALELSEACEGITPFLEQKNIVILYNYRVNLAQNASLYFHDYLQRLCSECSHLLKIQPGIIAVTEKIELQAIGQIHRQIVQDKCEFYASAEYTVLDTLQIATPRFQPAPQGFLDSYIPQMERAVIKNDLEAIRGTLQEIARTAKVMAIHPGDFVRDLSFMLRGIELMFTSLTFDEDLFVYLVQTRTLEDTMELVERKLVQITGNKQQVAGTPPQEPKLQLIQQFIDQHLGDNITSIDMARYLFLDPSYFSRYFKRMTGLTFTDYVHQHKMKVATKMLKISSQNLESLAVGLGYSDRTYFSKVFKKYVGTTPSEYKSKHSVR; this is translated from the coding sequence ATGTATAAAGTGATGCTCATAGATGATGATGTTCCTATGCTCAAGGTGCTTCAGCAGATGATTGACTGGGAAGCACATAGCTTGCAGATTGTCGGCAGCACCTATTCCAGTGCCAAGGCGTTATTAATGTTTGAGGAAGTACAGCCCGATATCGTGATCACAGATATTGGCTTGCCGCAAAAGAACGGGATTGAGCTGGCCGATTACTTTACCCGGATGAAGCCGGAGGTCAGAATTATTTTCCTGACCTGTCATGAGGATTTCCATTATGCTCAGCAAGCGGTAAAGCTGAAGGTGGATGACTATTTAATTAAGGACCAGCTTACGGACGAGCAACTGGAGAAAAGCCTTGCCAAGTCTGTACGCTTGCTTAAATCGAAGATCGGGCTAATCAAGCATGGGGAAACGGGATACAATAGCCAGTTATTCCGGCAGAATCTGCTGCAAAGGGTGATTGGCGGCGCTCCGCCCGAAACCACGCTAGCCTATGCGACGCAAATCGGCATATCCTGGACGTATCCGTGGTTCATGCTGGGCACGGTCAGCATTCACTTTTCCAGTTTCGAGAAGAGGTACAAGCAGAGCGAGTATCCACTTATTTTATATGCCATCTACAATATAGCCCTAGAGCTGTCCGAAGCGTGTGAGGGGATTACGCCTTTTTTGGAACAGAAGAATATTGTGATTCTGTATAATTACCGTGTGAATCTGGCGCAGAATGCCAGTCTTTATTTTCATGATTATTTACAGCGATTGTGTTCCGAGTGCTCCCATCTCCTTAAGATTCAACCGGGCATCATCGCAGTCACTGAGAAAATAGAGCTGCAGGCGATTGGACAGATTCATCGGCAAATTGTCCAGGACAAGTGCGAGTTCTATGCAAGTGCGGAATACACAGTTCTGGATACTCTGCAAATCGCTACCCCTCGCTTCCAGCCTGCTCCTCAAGGATTTCTGGATAGTTATATCCCGCAGATGGAACGGGCCGTGATTAAAAATGATCTTGAAGCCATCCGTGGCACTCTTCAGGAAATCGCTAGGACTGCAAAAGTTATGGCTATCCATCCGGGCGATTTCGTCCGGGATTTATCCTTTATGCTCCGCGGTATCGAGCTGATGTTCACTAGCCTAACATTCGATGAGGATCTGTTCGTCTATCTCGTGCAAACCCGCACACTGGAGGATACGATGGAACTGGTGGAAAGAAAGCTTGTGCAGATTACAGGCAACAAACAGCAGGTGGCGGGAACTCCCCCGCAGGAGCCCAAGCTGCAGCTTATCCAGCAATTTATCGATCAGCATCTTGGCGATAACATCACTTCAATTGATATGGCACGTTATCTCTTTCTGGACCCGAGCTATTTCTCGCGTTATTTCAAACGCATGACAGGTCTGACCTTTACGGACTATGTACATCAGCACAAGATGAAGGTTGCGACTAAAATGCTGAAAATCTCCAGCCAAAATCTGGAATCGCTAGCCGTTGGTCTGGGATATTCGGACAGAACCTATTTTTCAAAAGTGTTTAAAAAATATGTGGGAACAACGCCGAGCGAATATAAATCCAAACACTCGGTACGCTGA
- a CDS encoding carbohydrate ABC transporter permease, translating into MEAAKQPVPKILQEKRKFWTPQRKEALTGWLFLAPEIVGMLFLNVFALGFSLYLSFSKWDLLSGVQGIEFIGLDNYIKMFHDPSIIQALKNNAIYMIMTVPIPIAIALVLAALIQNSVFLKNYFKVAFFIPYISSIIAIAAVWSALFHPSLGPINQFLMELGISSPPKWLVDPKTSLLSIAIISSWASLGYTIIIYMAGLTNISDEIYEAAEIDGASALKKFFAITVPMLRPTTFFLLITMLIGSFKVFDIIAFLTEGGPNNSSTVLVFRIYEEGFKYYNMGYASAISWLLFAVIGLITAATWKMRNEE; encoded by the coding sequence GTGGAGGCTGCAAAACAACCTGTGCCAAAAATTCTGCAGGAGAAGCGGAAGTTCTGGACTCCGCAGCGGAAAGAGGCTTTGACCGGGTGGCTGTTTCTAGCTCCGGAAATTGTCGGAATGCTTTTTCTTAATGTATTTGCACTTGGATTCTCACTTTATTTAAGCTTCTCGAAATGGGATCTATTGTCGGGGGTTCAAGGGATCGAGTTTATCGGATTGGATAACTATATCAAAATGTTCCATGATCCGAGCATCATTCAAGCTTTGAAGAACAATGCTATTTATATGATTATGACCGTGCCGATACCGATTGCGATTGCTTTGGTGCTGGCGGCATTGATTCAAAATAGTGTATTTCTTAAAAATTATTTCAAAGTTGCCTTCTTTATCCCTTATATTTCTTCGATTATTGCAATTGCCGCTGTATGGAGCGCATTGTTCCATCCATCCCTTGGACCGATCAATCAGTTCTTGATGGAGCTTGGAATTTCCAGCCCTCCAAAATGGCTGGTCGATCCAAAGACCTCGCTGTTATCGATTGCCATTATCAGTTCTTGGGCGAGTCTGGGTTACACCATTATTATCTATATGGCCGGCTTGACGAATATTTCCGATGAAATCTACGAAGCCGCCGAAATAGATGGAGCTAGCGCACTGAAGAAATTCTTTGCCATCACGGTTCCGATGCTGCGTCCAACCACGTTCTTCTTGCTTATAACCATGCTGATTGGCTCGTTTAAGGTGTTCGACATCATCGCGTTTTTGACCGAAGGTGGCCCGAACAATTCTTCTACCGTGCTTGTGTTCAGGATCTATGAGGAAGGGTTCAAATACTACAACATGGGCTATGCCTCTGCAATTTCCTGGCTGCTATTCGCCGTCATAGGCTTGATCACCGCAGCTACTTGGAAAATGAGAAATGAAGAATAA